TTCTTGACATTGAAACCAACATTATCCCCTGGCAGAGCCTCACTCAAAGCTTCATGGTGCATTTCGACAGACTTTACTTCAGTTGTAACATTGACTGGGGCGAAGGTGACCACCATGCCTGGTTTTAGAACACCAGTTTCCACCCGGCCAACAGGTACAGTACCAATACCTGTTGAAAGCAAAGCAAACCTCCTTTATAAAAGCAGGAAAATGGTCTTGTTGTCTTTCACCAAGCCCTGCAAGAAATATAATTACCTAGTCACATAATTACTTAGTCACATAATTACTTACCGCCAATCTTGTAGACATCTTGGAGGGGTAGACGAAGGGGCTTGTCAGTTGGACGAGTTGGTGGCAGAATGCAATCCAAAGCTTCAAGCAGTGTAGTTCCATTAGCATTGCCATCCTTGCGAGTGACTTTCCATCCCTTGAACCAGGGCATCtgcaaaaagtttttaatttagtGATTACAAAGCTTGGGTGCATCTTTgcacattaaattatttaaacaAATGACTTAGACTCACATTAGAGCTAGGCTCCAGCATGTTGTCACCATTCCAACCTGAAATTGGCACAAAAGCTACTGTATCAGGGTTGTAGCCAATTTTCTTAATATAGGTACTGACTTCCTTGACAATTTCCTCATATCTCTTCTGGCTGTACGGGGGCTCGGTGGAATCCATTTTGTTTACACCAACAATCAGTTGTTTTACACCTAGTGTGTAGGCCAGAAGGGCATGCTCACGGGTCTGCCCATTCTTAGAAATGCCAGCCTCAAATTCACCAACACCAGCAGCAACAATCAGGACAGCACAGTCTGCCTATTAAAACAAGTTGAGAGAATACTGAACAAGTTCTGTAAACACTAAAGGACCCTTTCATTTAAACCAAACAGCACTGTTAGGTAGTAAGTCTAAAGCCCAATGTTAGCCCAACCTCtaaactgatttaaaaaacagTACCTAAATGCACAACTAACCTCTACCATTATTACATTATTCctatagtctaattttaaaatactacaaACCTGAGATGTGCCTGTAATCATGTTCTTGATGAAATCTCTGTGTCCTGGAGCATCAATAATGGTCACATAGTACTTGCTGGTCTCAAATTTCCACAGGGAGATATCAATAGTGATACCACGCTCACGTTCAGCCTTCAGTTTATCCAAGACCCAGGCATATTTAAAGGAGCCCTTTCCCATCTGCAAAAGAGTTAAGAGTTTAAGCTCTCTGACTTGAATTAAATCTAAGTTTCCTAGATGGATGCTAGTATAGTTTCAATTACTGACTTGATAAAAATAACTTGTGACCTGGCTTAACTAGGTGACAGATTCCTTACTCAAATCCTATTTCCTATCTGTATGTATGAACTCTTCTCACTACCCTCTCAAAGGGGATAAGGGATTTTCCAGACAACTTCTGATTAACATAAGTTTATAAAATTACTTAATACTTTGATAGTTTATTCTCACATGtagagtccttcagaattatgaAGGTGGAAAGCACTCTAATTTTAATACATAACAAATCTTGGACTTTATAAAACCATTTGACCATCTAGGAAAATTCCAATATCCTTTCCCTTGAAGACTACATACCTCAGCAGCCTCCTTCTCGAACTTCTCAATAGTTCTCTTATCAATTCCACCACATTTGTAGATGAGGTGGCCAGTAGTGGTGGACTTGCCAGAGTCTACATGTCCAATGACGACAATGTTAATGTGAGTCTTTTCCTTGCCCATTTTTGTGGAAGTTTAGCGATGGTTTTCACAACACCTGCGCAAaaacaaaagcttttaaaaaacaagCTTATACTAACAATCAAGTGGGGGGGAGCCTACGACCTTTAACCTCTAAAAACTTATGAAAAATTCCAAGCCAGGGCGGCAGCCCCCGCGTGCCAATCCAGGCAACAGCGGCTGCTGCTCGGGCCTCTCAATCTCCTCCCACCAGACACACGCGCACACACTCAGCACACACGGGGCGAACTCCGCGGGCGGAGCCCCTCCCCCAGGCCGCGGCATTGTGTGCCCGGAGGGGGGGCGGAAGCCGGCAGCGGCCCCGCCGACGTCCAGGGCTCGGGGTCGGCCACGCAAACTAGACAGGGAGGAGCGGCGAGGCCCCGGTCCCTTTGTGCCAGTACCTCACCCGCCCGCCGCCGTGTCCTCCATTTTGTGCTCCCTACACCAGGACCGGGGAGCGGCCATTTTTCTGCTCACGCACCCAGCCGGCCGGACCAGGGGCGTAGGCCCGGCTCAAACGCCGGCCCTCACTCCCGAGAACCCCCCTTCCGAAAATCATTTTCCCCACCTGCCTGAGTGGCCCCCAGAAATGAATCTAACCCCCTCCAcagctcccctccccctaccGCCATGCGGCCCAAACGACGAGGCCTAGCCTCTCCCGGGCCGTCCGGTCGCCATCCTGCGCGCCCCGCCTGCCTCTCCCCGGCCCCGCCCCTCGAGCCGCCGAGGCCGCGCCACATGTGCCACTAAGTAGAGGCGGGTGGCCTCCGGAGCGCGCGGCTCGCACCGCCTCCAGTCCCCAACCAGACACACGCACTCGGCCTCACAGACATGACCGACACCGCGAGGGGGGGCGCCGGCGCCGACCCGCACATGCAGAAGGGTCTAGGAGAGACCCCGCCACAGGCAGGGTAACGCCCGGTCGCCATCGTGGGGAAATCGTCTCAACCTTTACCCAATAATCACTCAGAACACCGAAACCCAAGCAAAAATGAGAGCCGATACGTGGAGAAGCCTGTGGGAAAAGCGCGCGGGGGCCGACCCAGCACGAGGCTGGGCAGCGCGGCCGCAGCTCGTGCGGCCGATGAGGCCCAAGCACGAGGCGTGTCCCGGGAAAATTCCAAGGCTCGAAAGCGCTCCCTTTTCAGACCCAAATTtgggcagaaaaggaaaaaacagacgAAAGTTAAGAAAAAGGGGAATTGAAGGGAGAGACGCCGAAGGCCGTAGGCCTCATGCCAGACCAGGCCTGGAGGGCGCAGCGTTCGCTCCTACCTGTGTTCTGGCGGCAAACCCGTTGCGAAAAAGAACGTCTAGGGCGGCAGCGCTACTTATATActgtcctccccctcctccctccggGAAAGGAGGTGGGGCCAGCCGCGCGTCACCGCTACCCAGCTCCCCCCGCGCTTTAGCCACCCGCTCGGGTTCAACGTGCCCATTCGTCCCCTCCCCCACTAAGCCCCTTCCcagggacagagggaaatgtgcgCCCAACCCCACAAGGCGCATGGAAGGCGCGCGCATCCATCCTCGCCCCGCCCCGTCCAATTCTCTGACCGGAGTGGGTGGCGGACAGACACTAGTCGAGTCAGCGTTTCTCAGTCAGAGAGAGTTTTACGACGATCCCTTAACTTCCCTCTCGGTTTCCACTCGCCCGCCCCCTCCACCACCCCCCCCAGGCAGAGGCGAGTCTTTTTGTATGAATTACTCTCAGGTCTCCGGGGTTCGGCGTTCATAGGGAGGGGGGAACGGTCCAAAATCTTCCTTACTGCCTTCCAGAGAAACCGGCAAATGCAGCCAGACACAACTAGACTAGTGAACACACGTTTCCCAGGCCTTAGATCTCGTTGCGCCccgaagggggaaggggagaagaaaagggaagctAATCATTCACCCCTGGCCCGCGGCTCTTCGGCGCTCACTCCCTCCGTGGCTCCAAAGCCCTTCCGCTCTCCCTCCGCCCCCGCCCCTCCactccccccttttcctttacttgGACCACGTGACGCCGGCGTCCCGGGCGGACGCTCAGCCGCGCCGGTCCCGAGAGGGCCTTCCCAGGCTTCCACGGCGGGGCAGCTTGGTGGACGCGGACCCGCACCCACTTGTTGGCCACGTAGGGCCTTACCTTCCGTACCCTCGAACCGTGGTCTCTTTACGTTTTCCCTAAGGGTTAGATAATAAGTGATGAGTTTACATTTAAATGTGGGTCTCTTTAACTCCTTCCTAGGCACGTCAATcactgcctcccctcccccctccccgtcACTATGGTATCCCCGTAGGGCCAATCTTCTTTACCGGCTCAGGGGCCTTGCTTCCTGGGAAAAGATCTGCAATCGCCCCTAGAATTCGAGTCTGGAAAGCCACCGACGTACGCATCCTTTTGTGATTCACCCTTTCCGGTTTCGACATCCATttcctttccccccctccccccaaaagagaaaaagggggtCCGCAGGAGAAGTCTCGGACGAATCCTTCCAGCTGGCTCGGTCCTGGCCCACGTCGCGGTGCCCCGCTCTGGACGCAGCCGCGGAGCCCGCCCTTCACCGCGCCGAGGTTCTGCCTGCCGTCTAACGACGCGGCTTCACCAGAACCACGCGCCTTCGCCGCCTGCCGTCTCCGGCCCGACCGCGTCTGCTTGGAATCGGAATTAAGGACGAAGGGGACGGCTGAGAGGAGATTCTGGAGTACCGGGGCgatgagggtggggtggggaggagggggaatggTTAAAAACATAGCCTGAAGTGCCTGTTTACCGAACCCCGGCGTGTGTGTTCATACACATGCATGCCCACATTTTTATCTGTGTCGTATGTGAACATATAAATGTGCTGCCCAACTCTGCATGGACTAACCAGTATTTCACTACGCCCTGTaggggctttttttttgtttacaacttttaagtttaaatatTGCGCCCGCGAAGGATTGAGGGCAAAAAGCTAAcattgggaaaaattaaatattatgttAAGGGCCTGTTCTCTTCACGGCACTGTTGTCATTTAACTATGGCATGCACTCCGAAAAAAGATCATTGACCAAAAAAAGTTTTATCAGAAAATAGGTAGCCTTTTCTGTATGGCTCATttgtccttccccttctttcttatGCTATACATTGCAGCCCAcatagaatacacacacacacacacacacacacacatatacacatacatacatacataaacacacacgcACTTTATTCTGTGTCAGGGGCACCGATGCATagcaaatgaaattttaaaaatactaggTTCGTGATTTCTCCTAATCCTTCTTTTGTGGAAATGTTGATGGATGATTTCCTGAACTAGATTTTCCTTCCACAATTATCCATACTTGCGTATATCAGAAATGAACTGGCTATCTAAGTCACTggataaaagaaatatttagaaggtactttgaaaactttgaagcactgtataaatgtcgATTAATGTTAATGGTACcacttaaaattttcttttctgagtacTCTTCACTGTTTACATCAGAATTTTATCAGAATATTTACACTAATGAAATGTGGCTGATAGGAGAATGGGAGGGTGTCAAGAAATAACAATGTTAAAGAGTGAGATTTTGATACTTTGAAAAAAGTAGTGTGCTGAGCATAactaaaaaatcaaaggaaaaaatataatgtaaagataaaaaaaatcacttttccaaactgaaaactaaaatatTCATTATAAGGATGATGGTTGTTGGTAAGGTGACATCTCAAGGGATGTTTAAGATTCCAAACTAGATCAAGTAAACAGGTGTATTTAAATGTGACATTTCAAACAACACATTCTTAAGATTCAGTTGAAATAACTGGAATTTGTACATTGATGTTGAATTATTGTATATTTAGCAGTATGCACCTGCAGTTATTCAAACTGCCATTTTCAAACATAAGCAAATCTGAATAGGGACCTTTACCAAATCTCAGCGTTTATTGCTTCAGTTTAGAAATAAAGGCATGCAAGCACTTGTTCACTAGCACCATGCTGAGCATTGTGGAATTCAAGGAGAAAACCAATTAACAGTTCTACAGAAGCTTAAAAAATCTTGGGATCCCAGTAACTAATCCTGTTTGAAATGAACAatattcaaatctcacctttcaGGATCacctcagcaatattgctttgctCCTTTCACCAAAGTACTTTCAATTAAATGTAATTAAACTAACAAAATGGGCCAATCAGTTTTTATCCTGTTCAGCTGACCAGATGCATGGAAAACAGTCCCCAAACATTCCTCATTTAGGGAAATGGCGACCAAAACAAGAACACAAAGCAAAATCCTAGACCCAGCTAGTTGTTTATCCCAGTGTATAAACATACTTTCTGATTGGAAAGCCAGTGATTGCACATAGTTTGCCATTTTAAACGACTCCCTTTTAAAGAACCTGCTTCAGTTGGGTCTTAGATCAACAAGTTACACAGAGAAATAAATCCCCGGTCCCCATTTAGATGGGCCAGTGAGCCTGGTACGGGGGTGCCCACTTAGCCCTGTGCTGAGTACGCTATACAATTTGTTGTTCTTTTGTGATTTTAATCACAACCTGAGTGCCTCAGTTCCTCAGTAGAGATGGCTAGGAGAGTGTATCTGGCTTTGGGGCTTTTTACGGGGGgcggggaggtgggggtgggaaatcGTTCTTCCGCAGGCATACTAATTAGAAAGGTTGTGAAGAATAAAGAGCAGAAAGGATAAACTGAGTTCAgtcttctctctctggaggcgAAACGAAGGTTGCACATTTGGGGAGAAGGGTATGACTGCGTAGCAGACAAAGTTTGGGGAGTGGTACTTTGGCAGGGAAGGCTTGAATAATAAGTGAAGAGCGGGGCAAGGGGCATTCAAACACCCAGGTAAGCAAGTTCCAATCTCCCATTTCTTTGTGCTTTTCCAAAGGaacggggggaggggggaagaaggagggaggagcagGAGCTAAGTCCAAGAGGTGCCTCAAGGACGCCTTTTTGTCCATGAAGGTTGGGGAGGGTGGGGCCCGATTGGGGCCATTTTCCTGTTACTATGGGGCAGGGTCTCAATAAAGTGGCTGCGGCTTGCTGAGACTATCGAAGGGGACACCTGTTTCCCTGTGGGGGCAACTCTCCAGCGACCAACGCTGGAACGTATACTGAGCGCACAGCAGGGGATCCGGGGAGTACTCTTGAACTACACCAAAAATCCGAAGGGAGTGGTGGCTGGGACCAGTCCTGGGGCTTCCTCAGACCGCAGGGAAGCAGGAtcgctccccccctccccaagttcTCTAGCCTTGCTGGGCCTGCACCCATCCTACgcacttccttccttccaggtTTGGGTCCACGTTGTTGGGGAAAATCCAAGACCGGAGACCAGAAGAAACCGGGTCAGATAGAAAACAAACACGTGGCTAAGAGGAGGAGGGGACATTTGGGCATTACGTCACTGCCACTCCTAATGGATGCCTTCTGAAAGAGTAAAGATGTAAATCTTGAGacgaattctctccctccctttcttttccttccttccttccttccaaatgtTATTGGTACATAATCAGTAGCAGCATTTTGGTTTTCTAAGACTTTGAACAGCTACAATATGCCCTTAACTTTAACATTAACATTAACAATGTTACAGTAACAGTGGGAAGAAGCTTAGAGCTGGTTTTGGTTACACCCTGACGTATtttacttgaattatttttttctgactcgATCATAATAGTTTACTGTTCTGCAAAGATACATAACACTCCAAAATTATCATTAAACATTCATATGATGACTTTTTGCCTACTGGaagttttacttttttctgtTGAAGGGGATAACCTTCATCTATAGCTCTTTTATGTACATGGATTATGATATGTTCTCCAGCATACAATCACTATTCTCCTACTATGtctaatttaaaagtttttaagaaataaattctATCTAGCTGTTACTTGGCATATTTAGCTTGTTCCTTTGCAATTTGCAATTAAAtccttttttaaagtattctagaAACATTACAGATACTGTCAAGCTGGGTTCGTGTGTTAATTTAGCtaaactgctttttttctctctgttacaAGTTATGGTTTCTGGGAGAAAAgcagagaggaatatgttggagAATGAAGGTGACAGATTTAAAAAGAGCGTCCTAGAATACTAATCTATTAATCCTAGGAACGTTTTGGAtccaaaattcaaactcaaattcACATTGCAACAATTTACATGTAAGGATTCTATGATCATTTTGGGGAGAAATCATTGAAAGTAGATGACCAAAGAGATTAGGGGAAAGAGGACTTTTGAAAACAATAGCAGAGCTCAACAAGTTCCCTGTTGCATAGATTTGAACAAAGATGTAATGAGGAACAAAGCTGAGGGGCCCAGAAAAATGTCAGTATTTCATAGTCTTGCCTGTGTAGGATGTAGCTATGTAGGATGTAGGTCAGCTACAGTGCTGGATTTGGATATCAAATCATGCCCCTATGAGCTCAATAACATAAAGACCAAAGCTCTCTAAGGCAAAATCTTATTTCTTGGTTCCAGAATAATGATGTAGTTCCAATGTTTTTAACaaagttaatttaaaataattctttacttGTCTTTTTCTGTAATATATCTACCCTATATTGgaccagctaggtggtacaatggataagagcaccagtgcaggagtcaggaggacctgagttcaaatttctcctcagacacttgacactcaccaactgtgtgaccttgggcaagtcacttagccccaattgcctcatcctgggacatctccagtcatcctgatgaatatctggtcactggattcagatggctctggagaagaagtgaggctggtcacctgcacagccctccctcactcaaaacaaagtcaagtgcaagttatgtcattatttctctgatggcatggtcttcagcaatgaagaatgaacacacacaccctaTATTAAGTGTCATTTATTTCACAAAATCATGAGTTCCTTCCATAAGAGACCTCAGAGTATCTCATCCAAACTATATCTTGATGGGGGTCATCTTTACAATATCCCTTCagccttgaagacctccagtaaagGGGAACCCACTACTTCATAAGGCTGCCAATTCTACTTTGGGGCAGGGTTcttacatttctcatttttctaaacCTCAAACTTACGTCctcatcttttcctcctctcctctctcaaaGGAAAAGGTGATCAATACTTAATGTTTTTAAAGGCTGTACCCTTGATTTCATCCCTTTTTTCCTAGATCTTTCATACTCCATTGCCTCCTTCCTTTTTACTTTAAGCCTGTTCAGATATATACAACCCCATGAAAAACCTGACCctaaaatttcagagttggaaggggggTATTAGTGGTTATGTAACCAATCACTGTTCAAGTTAACTTTCATTTATCCCTCAAACAACTACTTGGGATCTGCTTTCCCTAGGACCAGGCATTAAATACCCAGGAAATACAAAATCCTAACTGCATTTTTTTCTAGAGCTCTCTTCCTCTTGACAAACATCAAgaatatcttttcttcttccttttgacAGAATTCTAGCAAAAGCAGGTTATAGTTCCTAGTACCATTCCTTTGTCACCTACTTTCATTCCtcagccctttacaatctggtttTTGTCCCCACTATGTTTATAAAACTATTCTCCCAAATATCAACAGTGATAGTTAAAACCAATGGCTTTTTCTTTAATCCTCATTTTTCTTGGCATCTCATGCATTTGATAAAAGCCTTCCCTGTCTTGTGATGAGTAACACAGTACTCcctaattctctcttttttcctttgatgggtcctctttttctctgcctctaaATTTAAACACCCTCCAGAGTTCTATGCTTGACTCCTTTCTTCTATAGCAGAAGTATCAGATGCCTAGCCAGCGGGCCAGTAGCCCTCAAAGCACTCCAGAGTGTGGCCTGAACTAGATCgaaaagtaattgggaaatatttaacaaaataaataaaaatggaacaTAGGTTATGGtttatatgtagttttctaagtcaataagccGTTGCAGAGATCCTCATGTATAGTTTGGTGGCCCAGATTTTCTCTGACTTTAGCACAGCTGTTCTATGTTGCCTTGGTAATCTCATCCACTTGCATGACTTCAGCTGTTCTCTCtttatgtttatgtgtatctAGTTCTCCTaccagactgtgagctccatAAGAGCAGGTACCTTTGTCTAAACTTTGTATCTActccagtgcctagcaaagtgctttatatagaataaacatttaataaatgcttaataaaaatttaaaaaataaaatacttaataagtaaaataattccaactttatcctttctttttagtTCTAGATTTCCAACTCCCTACTATTTATTTCCACTTGGACATCCAATTGGTGACTAAAACTGAATATGTCCAAAGTTGAACTCATGATTCCATTTACCCTGCAATTATGACACCTTAAAGCTAATCTTGATTCTTCCTTTTGTCTCAATTACCATGTCAGCCAGTATCCAAGTGCTGATAATTTTAGGACTGCAATATCATTTATCTTTAAGATACTATGCATTAGAAGCACCAGAAAGGACATTAGATGTTATCTGCAGTCTAGCAGCCTCACTTTACAGTTTGTGGGACAAAGTTTCCCAGCTAGTAAATAGTAGTCTTAGAACTAGAACTTTACAACCTAGGAATCTTTCCCCGTATAGCACATGGCTTAGAAGCTCCTTCCCTGGAAGCAGactcctttcttctcttatttcaaattaatatttattaagtagcctactatgtgcaaggactGGAgatgttcaattatttttttcagttcttgtgaccccatttgaagttttcttggcagagatacaggagttgtttgccatttccttctccagctcactttacagatgaggaaaccgaggcaaataggatta
The DNA window shown above is from Notamacropus eugenii isolate mMacEug1 chromosome 2, mMacEug1.pri_v2, whole genome shotgun sequence and carries:
- the EEF1A1 gene encoding elongation factor 1-alpha 1; this translates as MGKEKTHINIVVIGHVDSGKSTTTGHLIYKCGGIDKRTIEKFEKEAAEMGKGSFKYAWVLDKLKAERERGITIDISLWKFETSKYYVTIIDAPGHRDFIKNMITGTSQADCAVLIVAAGVGEFEAGISKNGQTREHALLAYTLGVKQLIVGVNKMDSTEPPYSQKRYEEIVKEVSTYIKKIGYNPDTVAFVPISGWNGDNMLEPSSNMPWFKGWKVTRKDGNANGTTLLEALDCILPPTRPTDKPLRLPLQDVYKIGGIGTVPVGRVETGVLKPGMVVTFAPVNVTTEVKSVEMHHEALSEALPGDNVGFNVKNVSVKDVRRGNVAGDSKNDPPMEAAGFTAQVIILNHPGQISAGYAPVLDCHTAHIACKFAELKEKIDRRSGKKLEDGPKFLKSGDAAIVDMVPGKPMCVESFSDYPPLGRFAVRDMRQTVAVGVIKAVDKKAAGAGKVTKSAQKAQKAK